A genomic segment from Anaeromyxobacter sp. encodes:
- a CDS encoding acyl-CoA dehydrogenase family protein: MDFELPEELTEIQRTVREFCLREVAPHARAWDEAAAFPHQVVRALGELGLMGIAVPEAYGGAGLGALATAVVVEEVARFDGALALTVASHNGLGQGHLVRFGTEAQKRRWLPPLARGEKLAAWALTEPGSGSDAAALQASAVRRGEGWVLNGTKTFITQGTVGDTFLVLARSSPAGRQHGITAFVVEKGTPGFSQRPIHDKLGMRASDTGELHLEDVEVPDDQRVGAVDEGFLDTLRILDRGRITIGALAVGLHRGALEQATGYARERRTFGKPIGEHQAIAFMLADMATGLAAARLLVHRAAALCDAGRPFGREASMAKLFASEAAMRATGQAVQVHGGYGYTRDFPVERAFRDAKLCEIGEGTSEVQRLVISRDVLR, translated from the coding sequence ATGGACTTCGAGCTGCCCGAGGAGCTGACCGAGATCCAGCGCACCGTGCGCGAGTTCTGCCTGCGCGAGGTGGCGCCGCACGCCCGCGCCTGGGACGAGGCGGCCGCCTTCCCCCACCAGGTGGTGCGGGCCCTCGGCGAGCTGGGGCTGATGGGCATCGCCGTGCCGGAGGCCTACGGCGGGGCCGGGCTGGGGGCGCTGGCCACCGCGGTGGTGGTGGAGGAGGTGGCGCGCTTCGACGGGGCGCTGGCCCTGACGGTGGCCTCGCACAACGGCCTGGGGCAGGGCCACCTGGTGCGCTTCGGCACCGAGGCCCAGAAGCGGCGCTGGCTGCCGCCCCTGGCCCGCGGCGAGAAGCTGGCGGCCTGGGCCTTGACCGAGCCGGGCAGCGGCTCCGACGCCGCGGCGCTGCAGGCCAGCGCGGTGCGCCGCGGGGAGGGGTGGGTGCTCAACGGCACCAAGACCTTCATCACCCAGGGCACGGTGGGCGACACCTTCCTGGTGCTGGCCCGCTCCAGCCCGGCGGGCCGGCAGCACGGCATCACCGCCTTCGTGGTGGAGAAGGGGACCCCGGGCTTCAGCCAGCGCCCCATCCACGACAAGCTGGGGATGCGGGCCTCCGACACCGGGGAGCTGCACCTGGAGGACGTCGAGGTGCCGGACGACCAGCGCGTCGGGGCGGTGGACGAGGGGTTCCTCGACACCCTGCGCATCCTGGACCGCGGGCGCATCACCATCGGGGCGCTGGCGGTGGGGCTGCACCGGGGGGCGCTGGAGCAGGCCACCGGGTACGCCAGGGAGCGGCGCACCTTCGGCAAGCCCATCGGCGAGCACCAGGCCATCGCCTTCATGCTGGCCGACATGGCCACCGGCCTGGCGGCGGCCCGCCTGCTGGTGCACCGGGCCGCCGCCCTGTGCGACGCCGGGCGCCCCTTCGGCCGGGAGGCCTCCATGGCCAAGCTGTTCGCCAGCGAGGCCGCCATGCGGGCCACCGGACAGGCCGTCCAGGTTCACGGCGGGTACGGCTACACGCGGGACTTCCCGGTGGAGCGGGCCTTCCGCGACGCCAAGCTGTGCGAGATCGGGGAGGGGACCAGCGAGGTGCAGCGGCTGGTCATCTCCCGGGACGTTTTGAGGTAG
- the meaB gene encoding methylmalonyl Co-A mutase-associated GTPase MeaB encodes MAPTLVERVLAGEVRAGARLMRDLDDRLPSGEAALRALWPSTGRAWVVGITGSPGAGKSTLTDRLIAHHRRAGRTVGVIAVDPTSPFTGGAILGDRIRMQDHATDPGVFIRSLGTRGHLGGLSRSTADLVAVLDAMGKDVVLVETVGVGQDEIEIAEFAHTVIVVAVPGMGDDVQAIKAGVLEIADVFAVNKADRDGADRTVRDLQGMLELRHAVRPPQDHDAGHAAAGQAPAPLERDQGWTPPIVKTVAATGDGIDALAEALEAHRTHLDTSGERRLRDTARARAGFVAILRERLLAGALARLELERGRLDEVAALIAARKADPYQLAEELSARLRG; translated from the coding sequence ATGGCCCCCACCCTGGTGGAGCGGGTGCTGGCGGGCGAGGTGCGGGCCGGGGCGCGGCTGATGCGCGATCTCGACGATCGGCTGCCCTCCGGGGAGGCGGCGCTGCGGGCCCTGTGGCCCAGCACCGGGCGGGCCTGGGTGGTGGGCATCACCGGCTCGCCGGGCGCCGGCAAGTCCACCCTGACCGACCGGCTCATCGCCCACCACCGCCGGGCCGGCCGGACGGTGGGCGTCATCGCGGTGGACCCCACCAGCCCGTTCACCGGCGGCGCCATCCTGGGCGACCGCATCCGCATGCAGGACCACGCCACCGATCCGGGGGTCTTCATCCGCTCGCTGGGCACCCGCGGCCACCTGGGCGGGCTCTCCCGCTCCACCGCCGACCTGGTGGCCGTGCTCGACGCCATGGGCAAGGACGTGGTGCTGGTCGAGACGGTGGGGGTGGGCCAGGACGAGATCGAGATCGCCGAGTTCGCCCACACCGTGATCGTGGTGGCGGTGCCCGGCATGGGCGACGACGTGCAGGCCATCAAGGCCGGCGTGCTGGAGATCGCCGACGTCTTCGCCGTCAACAAGGCGGATCGCGACGGCGCCGACCGCACCGTGCGCGACCTGCAGGGCATGCTGGAGCTGCGCCACGCGGTGCGCCCGCCGCAGGACCACGACGCCGGCCACGCCGCCGCCGGCCAGGCGCCGGCGCCGCTGGAGCGGGACCAGGGGTGGACCCCGCCCATCGTGAAGACCGTGGCGGCCACCGGCGACGGCATCGACGCCCTGGCCGAGGCGCTGGAGGCGCACCGGACCCACCTCGACACCAGCGGCGAGCGGCGCCTGCGCGACACGGCCCGGGCCCGGGCCGGGTTCGTGGCCATCCTGCGCGAGCGGCTGCTGGCCGGCGCGCTGGCAAGGCTGGAGCTGGAGCGCGGCCGGCTCGACGAGGTGGCGGCCCTGATCGCGGCCCGGAAGGCCGATCCCTACCAGCTGGCCGAGGAGCTCTCGGCCCGGCTGCGCGGCTGA
- a CDS encoding acyl-CoA carboxylase subunit beta, translating to MERDEGLKAELARVARGGAERYHQKNREQGKLFARERLALLLDPGSLVEDGALANALDHDLPADGVVTGLGTIEGRAVAVMANDSTVKAGSWGARTVEKILRVQEVAAAQRLPLFYLVDSAGARITDQVEMFPGRRGAGRIFHNQVHLSGLVPQVCLLFGPSAAGGAYIPAFCDVVIMVEGNASMYLGSPRMAEMVIGEKVSLEELGGARMHCSVSGCGDFLVKTEAEALDLARRWFGMLPRSCRELPPAAPPRPPRPGARSIEALVPADQNRPFDVLELVEALVDEGSFLEVKRLWAGELVTGLARLDGRVVGLVASQPKVKGAVLFPDSADKAARFVWLCDAFNVPLLYLADVPGFMIGTKVERAGIIRSGAKMISAVSEATVPRICVVVRKAYGAGLYAMDGPGFAPSATLALPQAMIAVMGPEAAVNAVYYNKIQERPEAERAAYVAALRDEYREDIDLLKLASELVVDAVVPGDGLRQELVRRYRLYAEGYQPPAGRKHGVTPV from the coding sequence ATGGAGCGCGACGAGGGGCTGAAGGCGGAGCTGGCGCGGGTGGCCCGCGGCGGCGCGGAGCGGTACCACCAGAAGAACCGGGAGCAGGGGAAGCTCTTCGCGCGGGAGCGGCTGGCGCTGCTGCTCGACCCGGGCTCGCTGGTGGAGGACGGGGCGCTGGCCAACGCCCTGGATCACGACCTGCCGGCCGACGGCGTGGTGACCGGCCTGGGCACCATCGAGGGCCGGGCGGTGGCGGTGATGGCCAACGACTCGACCGTCAAGGCCGGCTCCTGGGGCGCCCGCACGGTGGAGAAGATCCTGCGGGTGCAGGAGGTGGCGGCGGCCCAGCGCCTGCCGCTCTTCTACCTGGTGGACTCGGCCGGGGCGCGCATCACCGACCAGGTGGAGATGTTCCCGGGCCGGCGCGGCGCCGGGCGCATCTTCCACAACCAGGTGCACCTCTCCGGCCTGGTGCCGCAGGTCTGCCTGCTCTTCGGCCCCTCGGCGGCCGGCGGCGCCTACATCCCGGCCTTCTGCGACGTGGTGATCATGGTGGAGGGCAACGCCTCCATGTACCTGGGCTCGCCGCGCATGGCCGAGATGGTCATCGGCGAGAAGGTCTCGCTGGAGGAGCTGGGCGGGGCCCGCATGCACTGCAGCGTGTCCGGCTGCGGGGACTTCCTGGTGAAGACCGAGGCCGAGGCGCTGGACCTGGCGCGGCGCTGGTTCGGCATGCTGCCGCGCAGCTGCCGCGAGCTGCCGCCGGCAGCGCCGCCGCGCCCGCCCCGGCCCGGGGCCCGGTCCATCGAGGCGCTGGTGCCGGCCGACCAGAACCGCCCCTTCGACGTGCTGGAGCTGGTGGAGGCGCTGGTGGACGAGGGCTCCTTCCTGGAGGTCAAGCGGCTCTGGGCCGGGGAGCTGGTGACCGGCCTGGCCCGGCTGGACGGCCGGGTGGTGGGCCTGGTGGCCAGCCAGCCCAAGGTGAAGGGGGCGGTGCTCTTCCCGGACTCGGCCGACAAGGCGGCCCGCTTCGTCTGGCTGTGCGACGCCTTCAACGTGCCGCTCCTCTACCTGGCCGACGTGCCGGGCTTCATGATCGGCACCAAGGTGGAGCGGGCCGGCATCATCCGCTCCGGGGCCAAGATGATCAGCGCGGTCTCGGAGGCCACCGTGCCGCGCATCTGCGTGGTGGTCCGCAAGGCCTACGGGGCCGGGCTCTACGCCATGGACGGCCCGGGCTTCGCCCCCTCGGCCACCCTGGCGCTGCCCCAGGCCATGATCGCGGTGATGGGGCCGGAGGCCGCCGTCAACGCGGTCTACTACAACAAGATCCAGGAGCGGCCCGAGGCGGAGCGGGCCGCCTACGTGGCGGCGCTGCGGGACGAGTACCGCGAGGACATCGACCTGCTCAAGCTGGCCAGCGAGCTGGTGGTGGACGCGGTGGTGCCCGGCGACGGGCTGCGCCAGGAGCTGGTGCGGCGCTACCGGCTCTACGCCGAGGGCTACCAGCCGCCGGCCGGCCGCAAGCACGGCGTCACCCCGGTGTGA